One genomic region from Rosa rugosa chromosome 1, drRosRugo1.1, whole genome shotgun sequence encodes:
- the LOC133715859 gene encoding phospholipase D delta — MAEPTSSEQIVYLHGDLDLQIIEARYLPNMDIFSERLRRCFTACDTVNCTGSRSDNPDAGHGAEDRKKVHHRKIITSDSYVSVVVPQATVARTRVIKNSQNPQWKESFSIPLAHPAAKLEFRVKDNDIFGAELIGTASIPAAEIAAGNEISGWYEIIGPTGKPPKPDCAIMVKLKFTPFEINPVYRHGIAGDPERRGVPKTYFPMRKGSHVRLYQDAHVPEGLLPQIELDGRKVYKPENCWEDICYAISEAHHMIYVVGWSVFHKVRLVREPSRKLPRGGDLMLGDLLKYKSEEGVRVLLLVWDDKTSHDKFFFKSAGMMQTHDEETRKFFKHSSVTCVLAPRYGSSKLSIMKQQAVGSLFTHHQKCVIVDTQASGNNRKITTFLGGLDLCDGRYDTPEHRLFRDLDTVFKEDFHQPTFPAGTKAPRQPWHDLHCRIDGPAAYDVLINFEQRWRRATRWREFGLRKKVSHWHDDALIKIDRISWILSPKMSHSKESKDVTIVPEDDPAVWVQREDDPEDWHVQIFRSIDSGSLKGFPKDVIHAQSKNLICSKDLVIDKSIQKAYINAIRSAQHFIYIENQYFLGSSYAWPDYKNAGADNLIPMELALKIASKIRANERFAVYIVLPMWPEGDPKTGAMQEILYWQSQTMQMMYGVVARELRALQLQDLHPQDFLNFYCLGNREKLSEETSNNNGATISDAYKYQRFMIYVHAKGMIVDDEYVIVGSANINQRSMAGTKDTEIAMGAYQPHHSWAEKKRHPCGQIYGYRMSLWAEHLGELDPCFKEAESLECVRNVNGIAEENWRRYTSPDFTELQGHLLRYPLQVDGDGNVGPLPGYENFPDVGGKVIGAHSAALPDQLTT, encoded by the exons ATGGCGGAACCGACGTCGTCGGAGCAGATAGTCTATCTGCACGGCGACCTGGACCTCCAAATCATCGAGGCGCGCTACCTGCCCAACATGGACATCTTCTCCGAGCGCCTCCGCCGCTGCTTCACAGCCTGCGACACCGTCAACTGCACCGGCTCCCGCTCCGACAATCCCGATGCCGGCCACGGAGCCGAGGACCGCAAGAAGGTCCACCACCGCAAAATCATCACCAGCGACTCTTACGTCAGCGTCGTCGTGCCCCAGGCCACGGTGGCGCGTACGCGCGTCATCAAGAACTCGCAGAATCCTCAGTGGAAAGAGTCCTTTTCCATCCCGCTCGCGCATCCCGCGGCTAAGCTTGAGTTTCGGGTCAAAGATAACGACATCTTCGGCGCTGAGCTTATCGGCACCGCCTCGATCCCCGCCGCCGAAATCGCCGCCGGAAATGAAATTTCCGGCTGGTATGAGATTATCGGACCCACCGGAAAGCCTCCGAAGCCTGATTGCGCTATCATGGTCAAGTTGAAGTTCACGCCCTTCGAGATAAACCCGGTCTACAGGCACGGCATCGCCGGCGATCCAGAACGGAGGGGAGTCCCCAAGACCTACTTCCCTATGAGGAAGGGAAGTCACGTGAGGCTGTACCAGGACGCGCACGTGCCGGAGGGGTTGCTGCCGCAGATTGAATTGGACGGAAGGAAGGTTTATAAGCCTGAGAATTGCTGGGAGGACATTTGCTATGCGATTTCGGAGGCTCACCATATGATCTACGTGGTGGGATGGTCTGTGTTTCACAAAGTGAGGCTGGTTAGGGAGCCAAGCCGGAAGTTGCCACGCGGCGGCGATTTGATGCTCGGAGATTTGCTCAAGTATAAGTCGGAAGAAGGCGTACGGGTGTTGTTGCTGGTCTGGGATGATAAGACCTCCCACGACAAGTTCTTCTTCAAATCG GCAGGAATGATGCAGACTCATGATGAAGAAACCCGGAAGTTTTTCAAGCATTCATCTGTCACTTGTGTTCTGGCCCCTCGCTATGGCAGTAGTAAGCTTAGCATTATGAAACAACAG GCTGTTGGATCCCTCTTTACACACCATCAAAAATGTGTTATTGTGGACACACAAGCATCTGGTAATAACCGCAAGATAACTACATTTTTAGGAGGTCTTGATCTCTGTGATGGTCGTTATGACACACCTGAGCACAGATTGTTTCGGGATCTCGACACTGTGTTTAAAGAAGATTTTCATCAACCTACGTTTCCT GCTGGGACCAAGGCTCCAAGGCAACCATGGCATGACTTGCACTGTAGAATTGACGGGCCTGCTGCATATGATGTTCTTATAAACTTTGAGCAACGGTGGAGGAGAGCAACACGGTGGAGGGAGTTTGGACTACGTAAAAAGGTTTCGCATTGGCATGATGATGCTTTAATTAAGATAGACCGTATTTCATGGATACTTAGTCCTAAGATGTCTCATTCAAAGGAGTCAAAGGATGTTACAATTGTTCCCGAAGATGACCCAGCTGTATGGGTTCAGAGAGAAGATGATCCCGAAGATTGGCATGTTCAG ATTTTCAGGTCTATTGACTCGGGATCACTGAAAGGATTTCCCAAAGATGTCATTCATGCTCAGTCAAAG AACCTTATTTGCTCAAAGGATCTAGTAATAGATAAAAGCATCCAGAAAGCATACATCAATGCAATCAGATCTGCCCAACatttcatatatattgaaaatcaGTATTTTCTTGGTTCATCATATGCATGGCCAGATTATAAAAATGCAG GAGCTGACAATCTTATCCCAATGGAGTTGGCACTAAAGATTGCCAGCAAAATTAGAGCTAACGAGAGATTTGCAGTGTATATAGTTCTACCTATGTGGCCTGAAGGTGATCCGAAAACTGGTGCAATGCAAGAAATTCTCTACTGGCAG AGCCAAACAATGCAAATGATGTATGGTGTTGTTGCACGGGAATTGAGGGCCCTGCAGCTTCAGGACTTACATCCTCAAGATTTCCTCAATTTCTATTGCCTTGGTAATCGGGAAAAACTTTCTGAGGAAACATCAAACAACAATGGTGCTACG ATCTCCGATGCATACAAGTACCAGCGCTTTATGATTTATGTTCATGCCAAGGGTATGATAGTAGATGACGAGTATGTTATAGTGGGATCTGCCAATATCAACCAAAGATCAATGGCCGGTACAAAAGACACTGAGATAGCTATGGGTGCGTATCAACCCCATCACAGTTGGGCTGAGAAGAAGAGACATCCATGTGGTCAG ATATATGGGTATCGAATGTCGCTCTGGGCTGAGCATCTTGGTGAGTTGGACCCATGCTTCAAAGAGGCAGAGAGTTTGGAATGTGTGAGGAATGTGAATGGCATTGCCGAAGAAAACTGGAGGAGATACACATCGCCGGATTTCACAGAACTGCAGGGTCACCTTCTCAGGTATCCGTTGCAGGTAGATGGTGATGGTAACGTGGGACCCCTGCCAGGATATGAAAATTTCCCTGATGTTGGTGGCAAAGTTATTGGAGCTCATTCTGCTGCACTTCCTGATCAATTGACAACATAA
- the LOC133715826 gene encoding ankyrin repeat domain-containing protein, chloroplastic isoform X1: MSLSSALNPQTSKLFSLLSFTPHKLSPPTSLKFSSKLHTLSPSFSFNSSHSTFEEDHVIGDCVVFEEGVFDDPYLQNDTEIEHFNPEKPKPRKRVEIETENLVPEKWKEVQATVNITKKERRKIAQELEFGSRVEKNKRGLEPIRNLNLEEYSAYREAKLNQLKPLVLDRPDKFKEEGEECEGGDGFVSERVAPKNPRWAVYGKGLDDVTEFFNSGHYEPGVNKSEGPRPLFTKEEKLMLNRRKPDIAAATSSKWLPLHTLAASGEYYLMDALLKHEADINAVDKFNVFQDDWTVLHKAIIGKNQAITNYLLRESANPFVRDKDGATLMHYAVRTASSQAIKILLLYNVDINLQDNDGWTPLHLAVQGRRTDVVRLLLIKGADKTLKNKDGLTPLELCLYSGRDTRTYELIKLLKLLPKTR; the protein is encoded by the exons ATGTCACTCTCTTCAGCTCTAAACCCCCAAACCTCCAagctcttctctctcctctctttcaCACCCCACAAGCTCTCACCACCCACCTCCCTGAAATTCTCATCCAAACTCCACACCCTCTCACCCTCCTTCTCCTTCAACTCCTCTCACTCCACCTTCGAAGAAGACCACGTCATCGGCGACTGCGTCGTCTTCGAAGAGGGCGTGTTCGACGACCCGTATCTTCAAAACGACACCGAAATCGAACATTTCAACCCGGAAAAGCCGAAGCCCAGAAAACGCGTTGAAATTGAGACTGAGAATTTGGTGCCGGAGAAATGGAAGGAGGTGCAGGCCACAGTGAACAtaacaaagaaggagaggaggAAGATTGCGCAGGAGTTGGAGTTCGGTTCGAGGGTCGAGAAGAACAAGAGGGGGTTGGAGCCCATAAGGAATTTGAATTTGGAGGAGTACTCGGCGTATAGAGAGGCCAAGTTGAACCAGCTGAAGCCACTGGTTTTGGATAGGCCTGACAAGTTTAAGGAGGAGGGTGAAGAGTGTGAAGGTGGTGATGGGTTTGTGAGTGAGAGAGTGGCGCCTAAGAATCCCAGGTGGGCTGTTTATGGGAAGGGTTTGGACGATGTTACTGAGTTCTTTAACAGTGGGCATTATGAGCCTGGTGTGAACAAATCTGAAG GACCCCGGCCTTTGTTTACCAAAGAGGAAAAGCTGATGCTGAATAGGCGAAAACCTGATATAGCTGCTGCCACTTCT AGTAAATGGCTGCCCCTTCACACTCTTGCCGCATCAGGAGAATATTACCTTATGGATGCTTTATTGAAACATGAAGCTGATATCAATGCTGTGGATAAG TTCAATGTCTTTCAGGATGATTGGACTGTTCTTCACAAAGCAATTATTGGTAAAAACCAGGCCATTACAAACTATCTTCTCAGAGAATCGGCTAATCCATTTGTTCGTGATAAA GATGGCGCTACCTTGATGCATTATGCTGTCCGGACAGCTTCAAGTCAAGCAATTAAGATTCTTCTGTTATACAACGTTGATATAAACCTTCAGGACAAT GATGGGTGGACGCCCTTACATCTAGCTGTTCAAGGCCGAAGAACAGATGTAGTGAGGCTTTTGTTGATTAAAGGCGCGGATAAGACATTGAAAAACAAG GATGGATTAACCCCTCTTGAGCTTTGCCTCTATTCTGGCCGAGACACGAGGACTTACGAGCTGATTAAGCTATTGAAGCTTCTTCCCAAAACCCGTTAA
- the LOC133715851 gene encoding serine/arginine-rich splicing factor SR45a isoform X2, with protein MADSPRRRYSRSPSPWRAQSRSRSRSRSVSRPRSRSRSWSRPRRRSRSRGRSRSRSRGRDAIVNPGNTLYVTGLSQRVSEKDVERHFSKEGKVASCFLVVEPRSRISRGFAFVTMDSNEDAERCIKHLNQSVLEGRYITVERIASAMLAAIKDEEFIPLNFSETA; from the exons ATG GCGGATTCTCCTCGCAGAAG GTATTCACGATCCCCTTCTCCATGGAGAGCTCAGTCTCGGTCCAGATCCAGGTCCAGGTCTGTGTCCAGGCCTAGGTCAAGATCAAGATCCTGGTCTAGGCCGAGGCGCAGGTCTAGAAGTCGTGGCAG GTCAAGATCCAGAAGTCGTGGAAG GGATGCTATTGTAAATCCTGGAAATACACTCTATGTGACTGGCCTATCTCAAAGGGTCTCTGAAAAGGACGTTGAAAGGCACTTTTCAAAGGAGGGAAAG GTAGCTTCATGTTTTCTTGTTGTTGAACCTCGTTCGCGAATTTCCCGTGGTTTTGCCTTCGTTACAATGGATTCTAATGAAGATGCAGAACGGTGCATTAAACATCTCAACCAGTCAGTTCTGGAAGGGCGATACATAACTGTGGAAAGG ATTGCGTCAGCTATGTTGGCAGCAATCAAAGATGAGGAGTTTATCCCTCTCAACTTTAGTGAAACAGCTTGA
- the LOC133715819 gene encoding ammonium transporter 2 member 3-like, whose product MNYNDTLLSPLPINFQSDDSSPVWLNKADNAWQLTATTMVAMQSVPGLVILYGSMVKKKWAVNSAFMALYAFAAVLLCWVLWAHNMSFGIRLTPFVGRPGFAMTPNILHQFAGYYVPKADYVYFQFVFAAITVILLAGSLLGRMNFYAWMLFVPMWLTLSYSVGAFSIWASAGFLEKYIIDYAGGFVIHLSSGIAGFIAAYWVGPRQSHDRQHFPPNNIIHMLGGAGFLWLGWTGFNGGSPFAANEIASLAILNTHVCTATSLLVWVSLDMIVYKKSSVIGAVQGMITGLVCITPGAGIVEPWAAILMGASSGSIPWYTMMVLHKRSPFFQSVDDTLGVFHTHAVAGVLGGLLSGFFAKSNLLRMMYRNDHYGPGLLYCIFEGNPRKGLKQMGYQILGALFIIVWNVVATSLICIFISKIVDLRMKEEDLDIGDDAVHGEEAYAIWGDGERTSAYRRHIRIPSICRWQK is encoded by the exons ATGAATTACAACGATACCCTGTTATCTCCTCTCCCAATAAATTTTCAATCTGACGATTCGTCACCAGTATGGCTCAACAAGGCAGACAATGCATGGCAACTCACAGCAACCACCATGGTAGCCATGCAAAGTGTTCCGGGGCTCGTGATACTCTATGGTTCCATGGTCAAGAAGAAATGGGCGGTGAACTCCGCGTTCATGGCCCTATACGCCTTTGCCGCGGTGCTCTTGTGTTGGGTGCTTTGGGCTCATAACATGTCATTTGGTATTAGGCTCACCCCATTTGTGGGAAGGCCTGGTTTTGCCATGACCCCAAATATCCTGCACCAATTTGCAGGCTATTATGTCCCAAAGGCTGACTACGTGTACTTTCAATTTGTTTTTGCTGCTATTACTGTGATATTGCTAGCTGGGTCTTTGCTTGGGAGGATGAACTTCTATGCTTGGATGTTGTTTGTACCAATGTGGCTCACACTGTCTTACTCAGTTGGGGCTTTTAGTATTTGGGCAAGTGCTGGATTTCTTGAGAAATACATCATTGATTATGCTGGCGGATTTGTGATTCATCTTTCTTCTGGTATAGCTGGTTTTATTGCTGCTTATTGG GTAGGACCAAGGCAATCACATGATAGGCAACACTTTCCACCAAACAACATAATTCACATGTTGGGAGGTGCAGGGTTTCTATGGCTTGGTTGGACAGGCTTCAATGGTGGCTCTCCATTTGCAGCAAATGAGATTGCGTCGTTGGCCATTCTCAACACCCATGTCTGCACTGCTACCAGCCTTTTGGTTTGGGTTTCCCTTGATATGATTGTGTACAAGAAAAGCTCTGTGATTGGCGCGGTACAGGGAATGATCACTGGCCTTGTCTGCATCACCCCCGGTGCAG GGATTGTGGAGCCATGGGCAGCCATACTAATGGGAGCATCGTCTGGTTCGATACCTTGGTACACCATGATGGTATTGCATAAAAGATCACCTTTCTTCCAAAGTGTAGATGACACACTGGGAGTCTTCCACACCCACGCCGTGGCCGGTGTCTTGGGGGGACTTCTCTCGGGCTTCTTTGCAAAATCGAACCTTCTGAGAATGATGTACAGAAATGACCATTATGGTCCTGGATTATTGTACTGCATTTTTGAGGGGAATCCACGTAAAGGTCTTAAACAAATGGGGTACCAGATCCTCGGAGCTCTTTTCATTATCGTATGGAATGTTGTTGCGACGAGCTTGATTTGTATTTTCATCAGCAAAATCGTTGATCTGAGGATGAAGGAAGAAGATCTTGACATTGGTGATGATGCGGTGCATGGAGAAGAAGCCTATGCTATTTGGGGTGATGGTGAGAGGACGTCAGCATACAGGAGGCATATAAGGATTCCTTCCATCTGTAGATGGCAGAAATGA
- the LOC133715851 gene encoding serine/arginine-rich splicing factor SR45a isoform X1: MADSPRRRYSRSPSPWRAQSRSRSRSRSVSRPRSRSRSWSRPRRRSRSRGRSRSRSRGRDAIVNPGNTLYVTGLSQRVSEKDVERHFSKEGKVASCFLVVEPRSRISRGFAFVTMDSNEDAERCIKHLNQSVLEGRYITVERSRRKRPRTPTPGHYLGLKNTRDYARGDRDRDRDHDRGRYRGGSGRDDYGYRRSPRRSPYRGGRDYSPRGSSYGGGRSRRERSYSPYGSPERKYTRGSR; this comes from the exons ATG GCGGATTCTCCTCGCAGAAG GTATTCACGATCCCCTTCTCCATGGAGAGCTCAGTCTCGGTCCAGATCCAGGTCCAGGTCTGTGTCCAGGCCTAGGTCAAGATCAAGATCCTGGTCTAGGCCGAGGCGCAGGTCTAGAAGTCGTGGCAG GTCAAGATCCAGAAGTCGTGGAAG GGATGCTATTGTAAATCCTGGAAATACACTCTATGTGACTGGCCTATCTCAAAGGGTCTCTGAAAAGGACGTTGAAAGGCACTTTTCAAAGGAGGGAAAG GTAGCTTCATGTTTTCTTGTTGTTGAACCTCGTTCGCGAATTTCCCGTGGTTTTGCCTTCGTTACAATGGATTCTAATGAAGATGCAGAACGGTGCATTAAACATCTCAACCAGTCAGTTCTGGAAGGGCGATACATAACTGTGGAAAGG TCCCGGAGGAAGCGACCAAGGACTCCGACACCTGGGCATTATCTGGGATTGAAAAATACTAGGGACTATG CCCGTGGTGACCGTGACCGTGACCGTGACCATGATCGTGGGAGGTACCGTGGGGGCTCAGGTCGAGATGACTATGGATATAGGAGGTCTCCTAGACGCTCACCCTACAGAGGTGGTCGCGATTATTCTCCTAGGGGCTCATCTTATGGTGGTGGAAGATCAAGAAGGGAGAGGTCTTATTCACCCTATGGCAGTCCAGAAAGGAAATACACTCGTGGCTCTAGATGA
- the LOC133715841 gene encoding bifunctional nuclease 2 isoform X2, with protein sequence MMLGAAQFSVADHRSNAVFPIPNTRPAVSSSSSPHTSSDFVVVRLGFRPKRRHRGLKSIRITCNSSPHDRSLDSDHQNYEYIQASLLLSETISHYRMQKRGFQEETNWNSSGKLRPFSVRATRPRNVLDTLDRNFLHRFQTPTIFLKISCDGDFLLPIVVGELAIENLINGHWGDEFGDSPDQFQFVKNLVEKLDHQVNMVRITERVLNTYFARLYFSKPGKSDILSVDARPSDVINVAYRCKAPIYVNKQIVLKDAVRISYGMGRMRDMKSTYDVSLDSAADGPNFLAQELVLVKKIKLAIKEERYKDAAMWRDELVKLRKLSQGH encoded by the exons ATGATGCTCGGAGCTGCCCAATTCTCCGTCGCCGATCATCGCTCGAATGCCGTTTTTCCGATCCCAAATACTCGGCcagctgtttcttcttcctcttctcctcaCACCTCCTCCGATTTCGTCGTCGTTCGGTTAGGTTTCAGACCCAAACGCCGCCACCGTGGACTCAAATCGATCCGCATTACCTGCAACTCTTCCCCTCACGACAGATCCCTTGATTCCGATCATCAAAACTACGAGTATATCCAAGCTTCCCTCTTGCTTTCAG AAACTATATCTCACTACCGTATGCAAAAGAGAGGATTTCAAGAAGAGACGAATTGGAATTCCTCCGGTAAATTGCGGCCATTTTCGGTCCGAGCCACCCGCCCCCGGAATGTTTTGGATACACTAGACAGGAACTTTCTCCACCGTTTCCAAACTCCTACCATTTTCCTCAAGATTTCGTGTGACGGAGACTTTTTGCTTCCAATTGTTGTAG GCGAACTTGCGATAGAGAATCTCATAAATGGCCACTGGGGAGATGAATTTGGG GATTCCCCAGACCAGTTTCAGTTTGTGAAAAATCTTGTCGAAAAACTTGACCATCAA GTGAATATGGTGAGAATTACAGAAAGAGTGCTGAATACTTACTTTGCCAGATTGTATTTTAGCAAG CCAGGCAAAAGTGACATTCTTAGTGTGGATGCACGTCCATCAGATGTCATAAATGTTGCATATAGATGCAAG GCACCCATATATGTAAATAAACAGATTGTTTTAAAAGATGCTGTAAGAATCAGTTATGGGATGGGCAGAATGCGTGATATGAAGTCTACTTACGATGTCTCTCTTGATAG TGCTGCAGATGGTCCCAATTTTTTAGCTCAAGAACTTGTTTTGGTGAAGAAGATCAAATTAGCTATCAAAGAGGAAAGATATAAGGATGCAG CCATGTGGAGAGACGAACTAGTCAAACTTCGCAAGTTAAGTCAAGGACATTAA
- the LOC133715841 gene encoding bifunctional nuclease 2 isoform X1: MMLGAAQFSVADHRSNAVFPIPNTRPAVSSSSSPHTSSDFVVVRLGFRPKRRHRGLKSIRITCNSSPHDRSLDSDHQNYEYIQASLLLSETISHYRMQKRGFQEETNWNSSGKLRPFSVRATRPRNVLDTLDRNFLHRFQTPTIFLKISCDGDFLLPIVVGELAIENLINGHWGDEFGDSPDQFQFVKNLVEKLDHQVNMVRITERVLNTYFARLYFSKVVVPGKSDILSVDARPSDVINVAYRCKAPIYVNKQIVLKDAVRISYGMGRMRDMKSTYDVSLDSAADGPNFLAQELVLVKKIKLAIKEERYKDAAMWRDELVKLRKLSQGH, translated from the exons ATGATGCTCGGAGCTGCCCAATTCTCCGTCGCCGATCATCGCTCGAATGCCGTTTTTCCGATCCCAAATACTCGGCcagctgtttcttcttcctcttctcctcaCACCTCCTCCGATTTCGTCGTCGTTCGGTTAGGTTTCAGACCCAAACGCCGCCACCGTGGACTCAAATCGATCCGCATTACCTGCAACTCTTCCCCTCACGACAGATCCCTTGATTCCGATCATCAAAACTACGAGTATATCCAAGCTTCCCTCTTGCTTTCAG AAACTATATCTCACTACCGTATGCAAAAGAGAGGATTTCAAGAAGAGACGAATTGGAATTCCTCCGGTAAATTGCGGCCATTTTCGGTCCGAGCCACCCGCCCCCGGAATGTTTTGGATACACTAGACAGGAACTTTCTCCACCGTTTCCAAACTCCTACCATTTTCCTCAAGATTTCGTGTGACGGAGACTTTTTGCTTCCAATTGTTGTAG GCGAACTTGCGATAGAGAATCTCATAAATGGCCACTGGGGAGATGAATTTGGG GATTCCCCAGACCAGTTTCAGTTTGTGAAAAATCTTGTCGAAAAACTTGACCATCAA GTGAATATGGTGAGAATTACAGAAAGAGTGCTGAATACTTACTTTGCCAGATTGTATTTTAGCAAGGTGGTGGTG CCAGGCAAAAGTGACATTCTTAGTGTGGATGCACGTCCATCAGATGTCATAAATGTTGCATATAGATGCAAG GCACCCATATATGTAAATAAACAGATTGTTTTAAAAGATGCTGTAAGAATCAGTTATGGGATGGGCAGAATGCGTGATATGAAGTCTACTTACGATGTCTCTCTTGATAG TGCTGCAGATGGTCCCAATTTTTTAGCTCAAGAACTTGTTTTGGTGAAGAAGATCAAATTAGCTATCAAAGAGGAAAGATATAAGGATGCAG CCATGTGGAGAGACGAACTAGTCAAACTTCGCAAGTTAAGTCAAGGACATTAA
- the LOC133715826 gene encoding ankyrin repeat domain-containing protein, chloroplastic isoform X2, whose product MSLSSALNPQTSKLFSLLSFTPHKLSPPTSLKFSSKLHTLSPSFSFNSSHSTFEEDHVIGDCVVFEEGVFDDPYLQNDTEIEHFNPEKPKPRKRVEIETENLVPEKWKEVQATVNITKKERRKIAQELEFGSRVEKNKRGLEPIRNLNLEEYSAYREAKLNQLKPLVLDRPDKFKEEGEECEGGDGFVSERVAPKNPRWAVYGKGLDDVTEFFNSGHYEPGVNKSEGPRPLFTKEEKLMLNRRKPDIAAATSSKWLPLHTLAASGEYYLMDALLKHEADINAVDKDDWTVLHKAIIGKNQAITNYLLRESANPFVRDKDGATLMHYAVRTASSQAIKILLLYNVDINLQDNDGWTPLHLAVQGRRTDVVRLLLIKGADKTLKNKDGLTPLELCLYSGRDTRTYELIKLLKLLPKTR is encoded by the exons ATGTCACTCTCTTCAGCTCTAAACCCCCAAACCTCCAagctcttctctctcctctctttcaCACCCCACAAGCTCTCACCACCCACCTCCCTGAAATTCTCATCCAAACTCCACACCCTCTCACCCTCCTTCTCCTTCAACTCCTCTCACTCCACCTTCGAAGAAGACCACGTCATCGGCGACTGCGTCGTCTTCGAAGAGGGCGTGTTCGACGACCCGTATCTTCAAAACGACACCGAAATCGAACATTTCAACCCGGAAAAGCCGAAGCCCAGAAAACGCGTTGAAATTGAGACTGAGAATTTGGTGCCGGAGAAATGGAAGGAGGTGCAGGCCACAGTGAACAtaacaaagaaggagaggaggAAGATTGCGCAGGAGTTGGAGTTCGGTTCGAGGGTCGAGAAGAACAAGAGGGGGTTGGAGCCCATAAGGAATTTGAATTTGGAGGAGTACTCGGCGTATAGAGAGGCCAAGTTGAACCAGCTGAAGCCACTGGTTTTGGATAGGCCTGACAAGTTTAAGGAGGAGGGTGAAGAGTGTGAAGGTGGTGATGGGTTTGTGAGTGAGAGAGTGGCGCCTAAGAATCCCAGGTGGGCTGTTTATGGGAAGGGTTTGGACGATGTTACTGAGTTCTTTAACAGTGGGCATTATGAGCCTGGTGTGAACAAATCTGAAG GACCCCGGCCTTTGTTTACCAAAGAGGAAAAGCTGATGCTGAATAGGCGAAAACCTGATATAGCTGCTGCCACTTCT AGTAAATGGCTGCCCCTTCACACTCTTGCCGCATCAGGAGAATATTACCTTATGGATGCTTTATTGAAACATGAAGCTGATATCAATGCTGTGGATAAG GATGATTGGACTGTTCTTCACAAAGCAATTATTGGTAAAAACCAGGCCATTACAAACTATCTTCTCAGAGAATCGGCTAATCCATTTGTTCGTGATAAA GATGGCGCTACCTTGATGCATTATGCTGTCCGGACAGCTTCAAGTCAAGCAATTAAGATTCTTCTGTTATACAACGTTGATATAAACCTTCAGGACAAT GATGGGTGGACGCCCTTACATCTAGCTGTTCAAGGCCGAAGAACAGATGTAGTGAGGCTTTTGTTGATTAAAGGCGCGGATAAGACATTGAAAAACAAG GATGGATTAACCCCTCTTGAGCTTTGCCTCTATTCTGGCCGAGACACGAGGACTTACGAGCTGATTAAGCTATTGAAGCTTCTTCCCAAAACCCGTTAA